In a single window of the Tellurirhabdus bombi genome:
- a CDS encoding putative porin, with protein MNRIVWILLILVFIGEHAQAQLPAGLPRLPQGGGGRTGGGGAKGGPVIDDSTKQIYGPKTSRYFLESDVLNNRKNLYLIDTLIEGVHRFSFVQRTDNLLIDLGNQGTALRSIFYQTPEIGAQTGLNAYTPYGYQTQDIRYYDTKSPYTSMYYVAGGRGQNILRFDFTQNITPRWNAGFNIQRFTSDVQFGGATTRSSSNQRLTENWGFVFHTNYRSKNDRYTLLGHYNNLNHRVVEQGGQADTLRYIYDGLSILPPDVNSSEKRNDVHLYHEYALGKGFQLYHVADLKTMRYRFTDDTLRQTLRDREFNFYRIAPGQAISDSSFIEQRMSYRLIENRIGVKGIFYTNLLNRNKESAFSYRLTWFRQRLSRFAGEYNLNRLQTQDYTQTRAENMLSGWLGYYFPDSLSRVTVEADYSLGRDVRLKGQFETKLITAGYESVFASPTFVQDRFESNVMKWNNDFSLRGTQHIYGRINLPLKGFTLQPSMDYFLLNNYIYFDTLARPQQLSSAFSVLRTGVGFQFKAGKFTALGQGYSTLVSRSDVMRIPKLFANLRIEYEFLYAKKLYTQIGIDLHYKSAYFADSYMPLTQQFFLQNRFEVPEALVADVFANARLNRVRLFVKLSHANQGWPNDGYYTAPYYLGMRRALSFGVHWLLFD; from the coding sequence ATGAATCGAATAGTCTGGATTTTACTGATACTAGTTTTTATTGGCGAACACGCACAGGCACAGCTTCCGGCAGGATTGCCCCGACTACCGCAAGGCGGCGGGGGACGCACGGGGGGCGGGGGAGCCAAAGGTGGCCCTGTTATTGATGATTCAACGAAGCAGATTTACGGCCCCAAAACAAGTCGCTATTTTCTGGAAAGCGACGTTTTAAACAACCGCAAAAACCTGTACCTGATCGATACCTTGATTGAAGGCGTCCATCGGTTCAGCTTTGTGCAACGTACCGACAACCTGTTAATTGATTTGGGAAATCAGGGGACGGCTTTGCGGTCGATTTTCTACCAGACGCCCGAAATTGGGGCCCAGACCGGTTTGAATGCCTACACGCCTTATGGCTACCAGACCCAGGACATTCGTTATTACGATACTAAATCGCCGTACACCAGCATGTATTACGTGGCAGGGGGGCGAGGACAGAACATATTGCGTTTCGATTTTACCCAAAACATTACGCCGCGTTGGAATGCCGGTTTTAACATTCAGCGGTTTACGTCCGATGTTCAATTCGGGGGGGCAACCACCCGGAGCAGCAGCAACCAGCGCCTGACCGAAAACTGGGGTTTTGTTTTCCACACGAATTATCGCTCCAAAAATGACCGCTATACCCTGCTGGGGCATTACAATAACCTGAACCACCGCGTGGTGGAACAGGGCGGACAGGCGGATACCCTACGGTATATTTATGATGGACTTTCAATTTTGCCGCCGGACGTTAACTCCAGCGAAAAGCGCAACGACGTTCACCTGTACCACGAATACGCCCTGGGTAAAGGCTTTCAGCTGTATCATGTCGCCGACCTAAAGACCATGCGGTACCGGTTTACCGACGATACGCTCCGGCAGACACTCCGCGACCGGGAGTTCAACTTTTACCGCATCGCACCGGGACAGGCTATTTCCGACAGTTCGTTCATTGAGCAGAGAATGAGCTACCGACTGATTGAGAACCGGATTGGGGTGAAAGGTATCTTTTATACCAACCTGCTGAACCGGAACAAGGAATCGGCTTTTAGTTATCGCCTCACCTGGTTTCGCCAACGCCTTTCCCGTTTTGCGGGCGAATACAACCTGAACCGCCTCCAAACGCAGGACTACACCCAGACCCGGGCAGAGAACATGCTCAGCGGCTGGCTGGGTTATTACTTTCCGGATAGTTTAAGCCGGGTGACGGTAGAGGCCGATTATTCTCTTGGGCGGGATGTGCGACTTAAGGGCCAGTTTGAAACCAAGCTCATCACGGCGGGATACGAAAGCGTTTTTGCATCGCCAACCTTTGTGCAGGACCGCTTCGAAAGCAACGTCATGAAGTGGAACAACGATTTTAGCCTTCGGGGAACCCAGCACATTTACGGACGCATCAACCTGCCTCTAAAAGGGTTTACGTTGCAGCCTAGCATGGATTATTTCCTGCTGAACAATTACATCTATTTTGATACGCTGGCGCGACCCCAACAGCTGAGTAGCGCCTTTAGTGTGCTGCGAACGGGAGTTGGTTTTCAATTCAAAGCGGGTAAGTTCACGGCCCTGGGGCAGGGTTATTCGACGTTGGTATCCCGTTCAGACGTGATGCGAATTCCAAAGTTATTTGCCAACCTTCGGATTGAATATGAGTTCCTGTATGCCAAGAAGTTGTATACACAAATCGGGATCGACCTGCACTACAAATCTGCTTATTTTGCCGATAGTTACATGCCGCTGACGCAACAGTTTTTCCTCCAAAACCGTTTTGAAGTACCAGAGGCGCTAGTTGCCGACGTATTTGCCAATGCTCGACTAAACCGGGTGCGTTTGTTCGTCAAGCTTTCGCACGCCAATCAGGGATGGCCGAACGATGGTTACTACACGGCTCCTTATTACCTGGGTATGCGTCGGGCCCTTTCCTTTGGGGTACACTGGTTACTGTTTGATTAA
- a CDS encoding DUF1835 domain-containing protein: MKTLHILNGDATLHPFSAANLAENADIIVWREMLSEGPVKDTDNLSELWDLRCTWIDQDIKQKGPGGYREMVVQEYEKFALAINTQAYDEVVFWFEHDLFCQINLVFLLAQLAGKAQNQTVSLISIDHHPDLPDFKGLGQLSSAQLATLFLQRQPITADDVAKAAAVWKAYAGPDPMAIQELLNEPFGGLTFLKDALQAHLQRFPFVGNHLNLIELQLLTILVEGPMREEEFIRRFLHQDQVYGLTEWGVEQYIIDLQPNLLHRIDNKVELTPEGTDIATGRQQYHTVHRWLGGYEQTSNSPYRWDNEQQKLIHL, translated from the coding sequence ATGAAAACGCTCCACATTCTGAATGGCGACGCTACGTTGCACCCATTTTCTGCGGCTAATCTGGCTGAAAACGCCGATATCATCGTTTGGCGGGAGATGCTCTCGGAAGGTCCGGTAAAAGATACGGATAACCTGTCGGAACTGTGGGATTTACGTTGCACGTGGATTGATCAGGATATTAAGCAGAAAGGACCTGGTGGTTACCGGGAAATGGTCGTTCAGGAATACGAAAAATTCGCTTTGGCGATAAATACCCAGGCGTACGATGAGGTCGTATTCTGGTTTGAGCACGACTTATTTTGTCAGATCAATCTGGTATTTCTACTGGCGCAACTGGCCGGGAAGGCTCAGAATCAAACGGTGAGCTTAATATCCATCGATCATCACCCGGATTTGCCAGATTTCAAGGGTTTAGGACAGCTAAGCAGTGCGCAACTGGCCACCTTGTTTTTGCAACGGCAGCCGATAACGGCAGATGACGTGGCGAAAGCGGCAGCAGTGTGGAAGGCTTACGCCGGGCCTGATCCAATGGCTATTCAGGAGCTGTTGAACGAGCCGTTTGGAGGGCTGACTTTTTTGAAAGATGCGTTACAGGCTCATTTGCAGCGTTTCCCCTTTGTCGGCAATCACCTGAATCTGATTGAACTTCAACTGCTGACTATTCTGGTAGAAGGCCCGATGCGGGAAGAGGAATTTATCCGGCGCTTTCTGCACCAGGATCAGGTCTACGGACTGACAGAATGGGGCGTCGAACAATACATCATTGACCTACAGCCGAACCTGCTTCACCGCATCGATAACAAGGTCGAACTGACACCGGAAGGCACCGACATTGCTACCGGACGGCAGCAGTATCATACGGTGCACCGTTGGCTGGGTGGATACGAACAAACCAGCAATTCGCCGTACCGCTGGGATAACGAACAGCAGAAATTAATCCATTTGTAA
- a CDS encoding PD-(D/E)XK nuclease family protein: MQSFLNRSAAHIFGQHGTHMDDVWVVLPTRRAVSFFQQELAKQSDKPFLSPHVLAVDDFITQAAGVQLIDSVSLLFELYEVFKGLDEKLEFGKFLNWATVLLSDLDRIDQYLINPSELFSYLTAAKSIERWQLELPTGKAATLETAGTQRYFKLFDNLQAAYEALRERLRAKGLAYRGMAYRLLAEETKALVRDNPTYGKLYFVGFNALSRSEETVIKILVKAQKAEVLWDTDAYYMDSPRQEAGKLLRGYKQEGWSGAWKWEEDYLTGTPKKIQIIGVPNASMQAKVAGHLYAQNGASEQVGETTENKDERTALVLGDETLLLPVLYSLGESVSDLNVTMGLSLRNSLLFTLIDGLFEMQRTMAEFRIKDGSTVRIPKFNHRHVVKVLSHPFIRQYEQVCLPPPPPETPPLLRRVINKITTENLVYLGENQLIELGESSSLFKVLFRRWPVEKPLAVIQHFYELIDLLRDVYAYKQDAIETEYLYLFHNLLRQLETTLEREERKELVDLRSLKQFLYELIRQTSIPFESEGTSALQVMGMLETRALDFDKLIILSVNEGVLPQSRRLNSLIPFDACREVGLPTYQDQESVMAYHFYRLLQRAKEVVLLHVTSPDAYGTSKGEKSRFILQIEHELKKAAGDNLTLEYPVVRFGNSTVEKAVALEELTIPKTANILDTLRAQLAPQLNPGGKVIGGLYPTHLNHYLSCSLRYYFSRVIRIKEDDEVEEQLGADEFGEWVHNTLERLDQEYRMKNRVVEEQTVKEVLREQYQTQFGNRVVDSGMNFLLYRIAEDLMVKFNNQQQEKYSGSLEVLQTEEEWSTVLEVPTSIGTIPVRIAGKIDRVEKLTSPDGSVKLRVADYKTGKVEKTETRINGEEWLTETKYEKVRQLWLYQYLVYKKMLEENGLQFSNGWATGIDTEVVAGFYSFRNLKEDFIENSLKLGHAADYVAITEQHLKQRIAEIFDQTKAFTRTEDKKVCEWCDYRRICGR; the protein is encoded by the coding sequence ATGCAAAGTTTCCTCAATCGATCGGCAGCGCATATTTTCGGGCAACACGGCACGCACATGGACGATGTGTGGGTGGTGCTGCCAACGCGACGGGCCGTGTCTTTTTTCCAGCAAGAGCTGGCCAAGCAGTCCGATAAGCCGTTTCTTTCGCCGCACGTGCTGGCCGTTGATGACTTCATTACGCAAGCCGCCGGGGTGCAGTTGATTGACTCGGTAAGCCTTCTTTTTGAACTATACGAAGTATTCAAGGGACTGGACGAGAAGCTGGAATTTGGTAAATTTCTCAACTGGGCCACCGTACTTCTCAGTGACCTTGACCGGATTGACCAATACCTCATCAATCCTTCCGAACTGTTTAGCTACCTGACGGCGGCTAAATCCATTGAGCGTTGGCAACTAGAACTACCCACTGGAAAGGCCGCTACCCTGGAAACCGCCGGAACGCAGCGTTACTTCAAACTCTTTGACAACCTCCAGGCGGCTTACGAAGCGCTTCGGGAACGGCTGCGGGCCAAAGGACTGGCCTACCGGGGAATGGCTTACCGACTTCTGGCCGAAGAAACAAAAGCATTGGTACGCGATAACCCGACTTACGGGAAGCTGTATTTTGTTGGTTTCAATGCCCTTAGCCGCTCCGAAGAAACCGTCATCAAAATCCTGGTGAAGGCGCAAAAAGCAGAGGTGCTTTGGGACACGGATGCGTATTACATGGATTCGCCGCGTCAGGAAGCGGGGAAATTACTGCGGGGTTATAAACAGGAAGGTTGGAGTGGCGCGTGGAAATGGGAAGAAGACTACCTGACCGGAACACCCAAAAAAATACAAATCATTGGTGTGCCCAATGCCAGCATGCAGGCCAAAGTAGCTGGACACCTTTATGCGCAGAACGGGGCCAGTGAGCAGGTCGGCGAAACCACAGAAAATAAGGACGAGCGAACAGCGCTTGTGTTAGGGGATGAAACCTTGCTTTTGCCAGTGCTGTATTCGCTGGGCGAATCCGTTAGCGATCTGAACGTAACCATGGGGCTTTCGCTCCGAAATTCGCTGTTGTTTACGCTCATCGACGGACTGTTCGAAATGCAGCGAACCATGGCGGAGTTTCGAATCAAAGATGGCAGCACGGTGCGCATTCCGAAATTCAACCACCGGCACGTGGTGAAAGTGCTGAGTCACCCGTTTATCCGGCAATATGAACAGGTTTGTTTGCCGCCGCCACCGCCCGAAACGCCGCCTTTGCTGCGTCGCGTAATCAATAAAATCACGACCGAAAATCTGGTTTATCTAGGCGAGAACCAACTGATCGAACTGGGCGAATCGTCGAGTTTGTTCAAGGTGCTATTCCGGCGCTGGCCCGTCGAAAAGCCACTGGCCGTCATTCAGCATTTTTACGAACTAATTGATTTGCTGCGGGATGTCTATGCCTATAAGCAAGACGCCATCGAAACGGAATACCTTTATTTATTTCACAACCTGTTGCGCCAGCTCGAAACTACGCTTGAGCGCGAGGAGCGGAAAGAACTAGTCGATTTACGGAGCCTGAAGCAATTTCTGTATGAGTTGATTCGCCAGACCAGCATTCCATTCGAGAGCGAAGGCACAAGCGCTTTGCAGGTCATGGGTATGTTGGAAACCCGCGCCTTGGACTTCGATAAGCTGATTATTCTGTCTGTGAATGAGGGCGTGTTGCCGCAGTCACGGCGTTTAAATTCCTTAATTCCGTTCGATGCCTGCCGCGAAGTGGGTTTGCCCACCTATCAGGACCAGGAGTCGGTCATGGCGTATCACTTTTACCGCCTGTTGCAACGGGCGAAAGAAGTGGTGCTGCTGCACGTTACCTCACCGGACGCCTACGGAACCAGTAAGGGCGAGAAAAGCCGATTCATCCTGCAAATTGAGCACGAACTTAAGAAAGCGGCGGGCGATAACCTCACGTTGGAATACCCAGTTGTACGCTTTGGCAACTCAACAGTCGAAAAGGCGGTTGCCCTGGAAGAACTGACTATCCCGAAAACGGCCAACATTTTGGATACCCTTCGGGCGCAGCTTGCTCCCCAGCTCAATCCGGGTGGAAAAGTGATCGGCGGGCTGTATCCAACGCACCTGAACCATTACCTAAGTTGTTCATTACGATATTATTTCAGCCGGGTTATTCGTATCAAAGAGGACGATGAAGTGGAGGAGCAACTGGGCGCGGATGAATTCGGCGAGTGGGTGCACAACACGCTGGAACGTCTCGATCAGGAATACCGCATGAAGAATCGGGTTGTGGAAGAGCAGACGGTAAAAGAAGTATTGCGGGAACAGTACCAGACGCAGTTTGGGAACCGGGTCGTGGATTCAGGAATGAATTTTTTGCTGTACCGAATTGCCGAAGATTTGATGGTTAAATTCAACAACCAGCAGCAGGAAAAATACAGCGGGAGCCTGGAAGTGTTGCAAACCGAAGAGGAGTGGAGCACGGTGCTGGAAGTGCCAACGTCAATTGGCACCATTCCGGTTCGAATTGCCGGGAAAATTGACCGGGTTGAAAAACTGACCAGCCCCGACGGAAGCGTAAAACTGCGCGTAGCAGACTATAAAACCGGGAAGGTAGAAAAGACCGAAACCCGAATCAACGGCGAGGAATGGCTGACCGAAACCAAATACGAGAAAGTCCGGCAGTTGTGGCTCTATCAATACCTGGTTTATAAAAAAATGCTTGAGGAAAACGGCTTGCAGTTTAGCAATGGCTGGGCAACCGGAATCGATACGGAAGTGGTGGCGGGCTTTTATTCCTTCCGAAACCTGAAAGAAGATTTTATTGAAAACTCCCTGAAGCTAGGCCACGCCGCCGATTATGTCGCCATAACGGAACAGCACCTGAAGCAGCGCATTGCGGAGATTTTTGATCAGACCAAAGCCTTTACGCGAACAGAAGACAAGAAAGTATGCGAGTGGTGTGACTACCGGCGCATCTGTGGGCGGTAG
- a CDS encoding efflux RND transporter periplasmic adaptor subunit, which produces MKRWVSISLIVLVLGGVIAYNKFFKSKPGEPGGVGGRGGAAGPAAGGRGPGGPTAVNAFVVVFQNLKDEVVASGSLVAAEQVDIYPEVSGRIVQLNIREGQPVSKGTLLLKLYDGDLQAQLQKLQVVEENNRRIEERNKRLLERGGISQQEYDIIVTNLKGALADIEITRAAIRRTEIRAPFSGTIGLRNVSMGAVVTPNTLIARLQQTSSMKLDFSIPEKYGLAVNVGSKVDFQVGGSDKTFQGAVYAIEPGVEEATRNLRIRARVNNSTSALRPGAFAKVNLVIRNDRALVVPTQSVIPQTRGSQVVVIKNGKAAFQDVKIGIRNASIVQITAGLQQGDTVATTGLIFLRPDAPVKVAKIDKLSGKSQPVKAASDTTNVTMR; this is translated from the coding sequence GTGAAAAGGTGGGTTTCTATCAGCCTGATAGTTCTTGTATTAGGCGGCGTCATTGCCTATAATAAATTTTTTAAATCAAAACCGGGCGAACCCGGCGGAGTAGGTGGACGAGGCGGAGCAGCCGGTCCGGCAGCGGGTGGACGTGGTCCTGGTGGTCCGACAGCCGTGAATGCTTTTGTGGTCGTTTTCCAAAATCTGAAAGACGAAGTAGTCGCCAGCGGTTCGCTGGTAGCCGCCGAGCAGGTTGATATTTATCCGGAAGTTTCCGGGCGAATCGTACAGCTAAACATTCGGGAAGGACAACCTGTTTCAAAGGGGACGCTGTTGCTCAAGCTCTACGATGGTGACTTACAAGCGCAGTTGCAAAAGTTGCAGGTGGTAGAAGAGAATAACCGGCGGATCGAAGAACGAAACAAACGGTTGCTCGAACGGGGCGGAATTAGTCAACAGGAATACGATATTATTGTTACGAACCTGAAAGGGGCGCTGGCAGACATTGAAATAACCAGAGCAGCCATCCGGCGAACTGAAATCCGGGCTCCATTTTCAGGGACAATCGGATTGCGCAACGTGAGTATGGGGGCGGTTGTTACGCCGAATACGCTCATTGCCCGTTTGCAACAGACTTCGTCCATGAAGCTGGACTTTTCGATTCCGGAAAAATACGGCTTAGCGGTTAATGTTGGTAGTAAGGTTGATTTTCAGGTTGGTGGATCTGATAAAACGTTTCAGGGTGCTGTTTATGCCATTGAACCGGGGGTAGAAGAAGCAACGCGCAACTTACGGATTCGGGCAAGGGTAAATAACAGTACGTCGGCGCTCCGACCCGGTGCCTTTGCTAAAGTTAATCTGGTTATCAGAAACGACCGCGCTTTGGTGGTTCCAACGCAATCGGTTATTCCGCAGACGCGTGGGAGTCAGGTGGTTGTGATCAAAAATGGCAAGGCAGCATTCCAGGACGTAAAAATCGGAATTCGGAATGCAAGTATTGTCCAAATCACTGCAGGATTGCAGCAGGGCGATACCGTTGCAACAACAGGGTTGATTTTCTTGCGGCCAGATGCGCCCGTGAAAGTCGCTAAGATTGACAAGTTATCAGGGAAGAGCCAACCCGTTAAGGCTGCTTCTGATACGACAAATGTGACCATGAGATAA
- a CDS encoding efflux RND transporter permease subunit: MSLPSLSLRRPVFAIVMSIVIVLFGVIGYTFLGVREFPAIDPPIISVRTSYTGANPDIIESQITEPIEKSLNSIEGIRTISSNSALGSSNITIEFELGADLERAANDVRDKVAQAQRQLPQDIDAPPVVTKADANADPIIFMPIQSTTRNPMQLSDYAENVLQERLQTIPGVSQVMIFGLKRYAMRLWIDPLKLSAYRLTTQDIQDALNRQNVELPSGKIYGNNTELTVKAAGRLVSEEDFNNLILRQTSNQIIRFKDIGYAILGPENEETAAKQNGAAGAILVLVPQPGANYVDIANEFNKRLEEVKRDLPPDIQIRKGIDRTIFIRNSIEEVTETIFIAFILVVIVIYLFFRDWLISIRPLIDIPVSLIGAFFIMYVADFSINVLTLLGIVLATGLVVDDGIVVTENIFKKIEEGMDPKRAAKEGSEEIFFAVVATSLTLAIVFLPVIFLEGFTGRLFREFGVVVAGSVLISAFVSLTLTPVLSVMLVSKDHGKGSWFYQKTEPFYQWLDRSYRSGLTSFMRNRYWAFALIAGCLALIFGLGSTLKSELAPLEDRGRVRIPITAPEGTSFEAMSRITDRVNQFVLDSIPEINFTFSVIAGGSSGGAVNSGFVSLNLTETKDRERSQQEIADYLSRKLKGFSDARMNATQEQTIQVGRGGGGLPVQFVIQNLNFQKLQERLPKFMDEVQKDPTFQGFDVDLKFNKPELNITIDREKATSLGVSVQDVAQTLQLALSNRRLAYFLMNGKQYQVIGQVERENRDEPVDLASFYVRNNLGELIQLDNLVRFAEVSSPPQVYHYNRFKSATVSAGLAPGKTIGDGVEAMQAIAARTLDDTFQTALSGSSRDFAESSSNTLFAFFLALVLIYLILAAQFESFTDPFIIMITVPLAVAGAVLSLWAFNQTLNIFSQIGVIMLVGLVTKNGILIVEFANEKRKEGLNKIEAAIEASALRLRPILMTSLVTAFGALPIALGLGAAAKSRIPLGIVIVGGIMFSLVLTLFVIPAMYSFMSRYKDVDTSMYEDEPKPQPKEKILPYEESVN; the protein is encoded by the coding sequence ATGAGCTTACCATCCTTAAGTCTCCGGCGACCTGTATTCGCCATCGTGATGTCAATCGTCATCGTCTTGTTCGGGGTGATTGGCTACACGTTTCTGGGGGTTCGGGAGTTTCCGGCTATTGATCCGCCGATTATTTCGGTCAGGACCAGCTATACTGGTGCGAACCCGGATATCATCGAATCACAGATTACAGAACCCATTGAAAAATCGCTGAACAGCATTGAAGGGATTCGGACGATCTCGTCCAACAGTGCCCTGGGAAGCAGCAACATCACCATTGAATTTGAACTAGGTGCCGATTTGGAACGCGCGGCGAACGACGTGCGGGATAAAGTGGCGCAGGCCCAGCGGCAGCTTCCGCAGGATATTGATGCGCCCCCGGTGGTGACCAAGGCGGATGCCAACGCAGACCCAATCATTTTCATGCCGATTCAAAGCACGACGCGTAATCCGATGCAGTTGTCTGATTACGCGGAAAACGTGTTGCAGGAGCGGTTGCAAACCATTCCGGGCGTTAGCCAGGTTATGATCTTTGGCTTGAAGCGGTATGCCATGCGGCTCTGGATTGACCCGCTGAAATTATCGGCCTATCGCCTTACTACGCAGGATATTCAGGATGCGCTTAATCGGCAAAACGTAGAGTTGCCTAGTGGTAAAATCTACGGAAACAATACCGAGTTGACCGTTAAAGCAGCGGGGCGTCTGGTTAGCGAAGAGGATTTCAACAACCTGATCCTGAGGCAGACCTCCAATCAGATTATCCGTTTTAAAGACATAGGCTACGCAATTCTAGGTCCGGAAAACGAAGAAACGGCGGCTAAACAGAACGGGGCAGCCGGCGCAATTCTGGTATTGGTGCCACAACCAGGGGCCAATTATGTGGATATTGCCAACGAGTTTAACAAACGGCTTGAAGAAGTCAAGCGCGACTTACCGCCGGATATTCAGATCAGAAAAGGGATTGACCGTACCATTTTCATTCGAAATTCCATCGAGGAAGTAACGGAAACAATCTTTATCGCCTTTATTCTGGTTGTCATCGTTATTTACCTTTTCTTCCGCGACTGGCTAATTTCCATCCGACCGCTGATTGATATTCCGGTTTCGCTGATCGGGGCGTTCTTTATTATGTACGTGGCTGATTTCAGTATCAACGTCTTGACCTTGTTGGGGATTGTTCTGGCAACTGGTCTGGTGGTGGATGACGGGATTGTGGTCACGGAGAATATTTTCAAGAAGATTGAAGAAGGAATGGACCCGAAGCGGGCTGCTAAGGAGGGTTCCGAAGAGATTTTCTTTGCCGTTGTCGCTACCTCGCTTACGTTAGCTATCGTATTTCTTCCGGTTATTTTCCTGGAAGGTTTTACGGGTCGGTTATTCCGGGAGTTTGGGGTCGTTGTTGCTGGGTCGGTTCTTATTTCGGCCTTTGTATCGCTGACCTTGACGCCTGTTCTAAGTGTGATGCTGGTTAGCAAAGATCACGGGAAAGGATCCTGGTTCTACCAGAAAACAGAGCCGTTTTACCAATGGCTTGATCGATCATACCGCTCGGGCCTGACATCGTTTATGCGGAATCGTTATTGGGCTTTTGCGCTGATCGCTGGCTGTCTGGCCCTAATCTTTGGATTAGGTTCGACGCTGAAATCAGAGCTGGCACCGCTGGAAGACCGGGGACGGGTACGGATTCCGATTACGGCACCGGAAGGAACCAGTTTCGAGGCCATGAGCCGGATTACGGACCGCGTGAACCAGTTCGTACTGGATTCAATTCCAGAAATCAATTTTACGTTTAGCGTCATTGCGGGCGGAAGCTCAGGCGGGGCCGTCAATTCAGGTTTTGTGTCCTTAAACTTAACTGAAACCAAAGATCGCGAGCGGTCGCAGCAGGAAATTGCCGACTACCTTAGCCGGAAACTAAAAGGCTTTTCCGACGCTCGGATGAACGCCACGCAGGAGCAAACCATTCAGGTTGGCCGGGGCGGTGGTGGACTACCCGTTCAGTTTGTTATTCAGAACCTGAACTTCCAGAAGTTACAGGAGCGGTTGCCTAAGTTCATGGATGAAGTCCAGAAAGATCCAACTTTCCAAGGTTTCGATGTGGACTTGAAGTTCAACAAACCGGAACTTAACATTACCATTGATCGGGAAAAAGCAACAAGTCTGGGCGTTTCGGTGCAGGATGTTGCCCAAACGCTTCAATTGGCTTTAAGTAACCGGCGTCTGGCGTACTTTCTGATGAACGGGAAACAGTATCAGGTGATTGGTCAGGTAGAGCGTGAAAACCGGGACGAGCCTGTTGACTTAGCCTCATTCTACGTGCGCAATAACCTGGGAGAACTAATTCAGTTGGATAATTTGGTGAGGTTTGCCGAGGTGTCAAGTCCGCCGCAGGTGTACCACTACAACCGCTTTAAGTCAGCGACTGTTTCGGCAGGTCTGGCCCCCGGTAAAACAATTGGGGATGGAGTCGAAGCCATGCAAGCCATTGCCGCCCGGACGCTGGATGATACGTTCCAAACGGCTCTTTCCGGCTCTTCCCGCGACTTTGCAGAAAGCTCATCCAACACACTATTCGCGTTTTTCCTGGCTCTGGTGTTGATTTACCTGATTCTAGCGGCTCAGTTTGAGAGCTTTACGGATCCGTTTATCATCATGATTACCGTGCCACTAGCCGTGGCGGGAGCAGTGCTGTCGCTCTGGGCATTTAACCAGACCCTGAACATTTTTTCCCAGATTGGTGTGATTATGCTGGTCGGTCTGGTAACGAAGAACGGTATCTTGATCGTAGAATTTGCCAATGAAAAACGCAAAGAAGGTCTGAATAAGATCGAAGCAGCGATTGAAGCGTCGGCGCTGCGTCTGCGTCCGATTCTAATGACAAGTTTGGTGACAGCTTTTGGAGCATTGCCCATCGCTCTGGGTCTTGGGGCCGCCGCAAAAAGCCGTATTCCCTTGGGTATTGTTATTGTCGGTGGAATTATGTTCTCGTTGGTGTTGACGCTGTTTGTCATTCCGGCTATGTATTCGTTTATGTCGCGGTACAAAGACGTTGACACATCCATGTACGAGGACGAACCCAAGCCACAACCAAAAGAAAAAATACTGCCTTACGAGGAATCTGTGAATTAA